From Alteromonas australica, one genomic window encodes:
- the ubiG gene encoding bifunctional 2-polyprenyl-6-hydroxyphenol methylase/3-demethylubiquinol 3-O-methyltransferase UbiG has translation MTNVDEQEIGKFSELASRWWDPEGEFKPLHLINPLRLDFINQHSQGLFDKKVLDIGCGGGILAESMAKAGAQVTGLDMAQASLDVAKLHGLESGVKVSYHCETAENFADAHPAEYDVVTCMEMLEHVPDPASVVKACATLVKPGGHVFFSTLNRNIKSYLMGILGAEYLLKLVPKGTHDHGRFIKPSELIAMTDEANLFPRDMTGLHMDPLSQGFYLSNKNVDVNYLLYTVREED, from the coding sequence ATGACGAATGTTGATGAGCAAGAAATTGGTAAATTTTCTGAGCTCGCATCAAGATGGTGGGATCCCGAAGGTGAATTTAAACCCCTTCATCTAATTAATCCCCTTCGTTTAGATTTTATCAATCAACACAGTCAAGGGCTGTTCGACAAAAAGGTGTTGGACATTGGCTGTGGTGGCGGAATTTTAGCGGAATCAATGGCAAAAGCGGGCGCGCAAGTTACTGGCTTAGACATGGCTCAGGCATCACTCGATGTGGCGAAACTCCATGGTTTAGAATCAGGCGTTAAGGTTAGCTATCATTGTGAAACCGCTGAAAACTTTGCCGACGCCCATCCAGCTGAATACGACGTGGTCACCTGTATGGAAATGTTAGAGCATGTTCCCGACCCTGCCTCGGTGGTAAAAGCATGTGCGACCTTAGTTAAGCCCGGTGGTCACGTATTTTTTTCCACACTCAATAGAAATATTAAATCTTATTTAATGGGGATCCTTGGTGCAGAATATCTGTTAAAACTCGTACCTAAGGGAACACATGATCATGGTCGCTTCATTAAACCATCGGAACTCATTGCAATGACAGATGAAGCAAACCTTTTTCCCCGTGATATGACAGGTTTACACATGGACCCGCTTTCCCAAGGCTTTTACTTGTCAAACAAAAACGTGGATGTGAACTACCTACTCTATACTGTACGTGAGGAAGATTAA
- the nrdA gene encoding class 1a ribonucleoside-diphosphate reductase subunit alpha: MNNNLSVTKRNGEKESIDLEKIHKVVTWAAKGLHNVSVSQVEIKAQIQFYDGINTSEIHETLIKSAADLISTDAPDYQYLAARLAIFHLRKKAYGQFEPPALFDHVSKMVEMGKYDSHILEDYSAEEFAEMENYIDHWRDMNFSYAAVKQLEGKYLVQNRVTGEIYESAQFLYILVAACLFANYDKATRMDYIRRFYDAASTFKLSLPTPIMAGVRTPTRQFSSCVLIETGDSLDSINATASAIVKYVSQRAGIGVNAGRIRALGSPIRGGEAFHTGCIPFYKYFQTAVKSCSQGGVRGGAATLFYPIWHMEIESLLVLKNNRGVEENRVRHLDYGVQFNKLMYQRMMKDDYISLFSPSDVPGLYDAFFADQNKFEALYVQYENDDSIRKKRIKAMELFSLFMQERASTGRIYLQNVDHCNTHSPFNPEVAPVRQSNLCLEIALPTKPLQHVNDENGEIALCTLSAFNLGAIESLDEFEELADLAVRALDNLLDYQDYPVPAAYNATMGRRTLGVGVINFAYYLAKNGVKYSDHSANGLVHRTFEAMQYYLLKASNNLAKEKGACPKFNETTYSQGIMPIDSYKKELDSVCNEPLHYDWDALREEVKTHGLRNSTLSALMPSETSSQISNATNGIEPPRGFISIKSSKDGILKQVVPEYETLKDKYELLWDIPSNDGYLQLVGIMQKFIDQTISANTNYDPSRYDGNKVPMKLLLKDLLTTYKLGVKTLYYHNTRDGATDATAVDAKANVPLPRQEEVVVEEDDDCAGGACKI; this comes from the coding sequence ATGAATAATAACTTATCTGTCACCAAGCGAAACGGTGAAAAAGAGTCCATCGACCTAGAAAAAATTCACAAGGTTGTGACGTGGGCAGCTAAAGGATTACACAACGTTTCAGTTTCTCAAGTAGAAATAAAAGCGCAAATCCAATTTTACGACGGTATTAATACCAGTGAAATCCACGAAACTTTGATTAAGTCAGCCGCGGATCTTATTTCGACAGACGCGCCTGATTATCAATATTTAGCCGCTCGCCTCGCTATCTTTCATTTACGTAAAAAAGCCTACGGCCAATTTGAGCCGCCAGCGTTATTCGACCATGTCAGTAAAATGGTAGAAATGGGCAAGTACGACAGTCATATTCTTGAAGATTACAGCGCTGAAGAATTCGCAGAAATGGAAAACTATATTGACCATTGGCGCGATATGAATTTCAGCTACGCGGCGGTTAAGCAGCTAGAAGGTAAGTATTTAGTACAAAACCGTGTTACAGGTGAAATCTACGAAAGCGCACAGTTTCTTTATATTCTAGTGGCGGCCTGCTTATTCGCTAATTACGATAAAGCGACGCGCATGGACTACATTCGTCGTTTTTACGACGCAGCGTCTACATTTAAACTGTCACTTCCTACGCCTATCATGGCCGGAGTTCGTACCCCTACTCGTCAATTTAGTTCATGTGTATTGATTGAAACAGGCGATAGCTTAGATTCTATTAATGCGACAGCGAGTGCCATTGTGAAGTACGTTAGCCAGCGTGCCGGTATAGGGGTAAATGCGGGCCGTATTCGCGCTCTAGGCAGCCCTATTCGTGGTGGCGAAGCCTTCCATACGGGTTGTATCCCCTTCTACAAGTACTTCCAAACAGCAGTGAAAAGCTGTTCACAAGGCGGTGTTCGTGGTGGCGCGGCTACTTTGTTCTATCCCATCTGGCATATGGAAATTGAATCGTTACTGGTACTTAAAAATAACCGTGGTGTTGAAGAAAACCGCGTTCGCCACCTTGATTATGGCGTTCAATTTAACAAATTAATGTACCAACGCATGATGAAGGACGATTACATCTCTTTGTTCAGTCCGTCAGATGTACCTGGGCTTTACGATGCTTTCTTTGCGGATCAGAATAAGTTTGAAGCACTGTATGTGCAATACGAAAACGACGATAGCATTCGCAAAAAACGCATTAAAGCCATGGAACTGTTTAGCTTGTTTATGCAAGAGCGTGCAAGTACAGGCCGCATTTACCTACAAAACGTTGACCACTGTAATACTCACAGTCCGTTCAATCCAGAAGTCGCCCCTGTTCGTCAAAGTAACTTATGCCTTGAAATTGCGCTACCGACTAAGCCACTTCAACATGTGAATGATGAAAATGGTGAAATTGCGCTGTGTACCCTGTCAGCCTTCAATCTAGGTGCTATTGAATCATTAGACGAGTTTGAAGAGCTTGCTGATTTAGCTGTACGTGCCCTAGACAATCTGCTTGATTATCAAGATTATCCGGTACCTGCCGCGTATAACGCAACCATGGGTAGACGTACATTAGGTGTGGGCGTAATCAACTTTGCTTACTACCTCGCTAAAAATGGGGTTAAATACTCAGATCATAGCGCGAATGGCTTGGTTCACCGTACCTTCGAAGCCATGCAATACTACCTCTTGAAAGCGTCAAATAACTTGGCGAAAGAAAAAGGGGCGTGTCCTAAGTTTAATGAAACCACTTACTCTCAAGGTATTATGCCTATCGATAGCTATAAGAAAGAGCTAGATAGCGTATGCAACGAACCTTTGCATTACGATTGGGATGCATTGAGAGAGGAAGTAAAAACACACGGCCTACGTAACTCTACTTTATCAGCGCTTATGCCGTCTGAAACCTCTTCGCAAATCTCTAATGCTACCAATGGTATTGAGCCGCCACGAGGATTCATAAGTATTAAGTCTAGTAAAGACGGTATTTTGAAGCAGGTTGTACCTGAATACGAAACGTTAAAAGACAAGTACGAATTACTGTGGGATATTCCATCAAATGATGGTTATTTGCAGCTTGTTGGAATTATGCAGAAGTTTATTGACCAAACCATTTCTGCCAACACCAACTATGATCCAAGCCGTTACGATGGTAATAAGGTCCCGATGAAGCTATTGCTGAAAGACCTACTAACCACTTACAAGCTTGGTGTAAAAACACTTTATTATCATAACACTCGCGATGGTGCCACAGATGCAACTGCCGTTGATGCAAAAGCCAACGTGCCTTTGCCTCGTCAGGAAGAAGTGGTAGTAGAAGAAGACGATGATTGTGCTGGCGGTGCGTGCAAAATTTAG
- a CDS encoding HprK-related kinase A has translation MMHEVILNTVPFSFRVTTNSTLVINNLLRVYGSANLNTAPTENDFAHYSVSLLLQRKVGRPWKQHARFKCDDLEPFLPMDADKSYAMLEWGLNWVIAAHEVSHVIVHAGVLAKDNKAILLPAHPGSGKSTTSCAFMKHGWRLLSDELALITPNTLTVTPFVRPVCLKNASVDIVSEWLPEQAKSDIAPNTHKGDVAHLAPTEISWREKASTASLSAVVLPSYRADTYCEIQPLTHRQAFNQIYEHCFNIGILGAQGFSTLAGIADKVSAYHITFNEADEIVSFIEETLAIAT, from the coding sequence ATGATGCATGAAGTCATATTAAACACCGTCCCCTTTTCGTTTCGCGTGACAACGAACTCTACCCTTGTTATCAATAATCTTCTGCGGGTGTATGGTAGTGCCAACTTAAATACCGCGCCCACAGAAAACGATTTTGCCCATTATTCTGTGTCTCTACTTCTACAGCGTAAAGTAGGGCGGCCGTGGAAACAGCACGCGCGTTTTAAATGCGATGACCTTGAGCCTTTCCTCCCTATGGACGCAGACAAAAGCTATGCAATGTTGGAGTGGGGGTTAAACTGGGTCATTGCAGCGCATGAGGTTAGCCATGTCATTGTGCATGCTGGTGTGTTGGCAAAAGACAATAAAGCCATACTGCTACCCGCTCACCCTGGCTCAGGTAAAAGTACCACCAGTTGTGCATTTATGAAGCATGGGTGGCGTCTTTTATCTGATGAACTTGCGCTTATTACGCCCAATACTTTAACGGTTACCCCATTTGTAAGACCGGTATGTTTAAAAAACGCATCAGTAGACATTGTCAGCGAATGGCTACCTGAACAGGCAAAATCAGACATTGCACCCAATACGCACAAAGGGGATGTGGCACACCTGGCGCCCACCGAGATATCGTGGCGTGAAAAAGCGAGTACCGCTTCGCTAAGTGCAGTCGTACTCCCCAGCTACCGGGCAGATACCTATTGCGAAATTCAACCTCTTACACACAGGCAAGCTTTTAATCAGATTTACGAGCATTGCTTTAATATTGGTATTTTAGGTGCCCAAGGGTTTAGTACCTTAGCGGGTATAGCCGACAAGGTCAGTGCGTATCACATTACCTTTAATGAGGCTGACGAAATAGTGAGTTTTATTGAAGAAACCTTGGCAATAGCAACGTGA
- a CDS encoding NADH:flavin oxidoreductase, with product MTANVNALFTSFNSKNLSLSNRVVMAPMTRQFSPNGIPTSDVAGYYKRRAQGGTGLIITEGTTVNDKVATMDANIPQFHGEEALTGWKQVVSEVHQANGKIMPQLWHVGMARVAEKAPSPELPSAGPSGLFKPGKQGAEPMTVQHIEAVIQAFADAASDAKAIGMDGVEIHGAHGYLVDQFFWDGTNQRTDSWGGNMANRSRFAIEIVKAIRAATGPDFPIVLRYSQWKQQDYTARLAHTPQELDAFLTPLSDAGVDIFHCSQRRYWENEFEGSELNLAGWTKKITGKPTITVGSVGLSGDFFGAFKGQGSQTRAVDDLIARLEHNEFDLVAVGRALLQDPNWANKIKENKTSELSEYSGEALASLS from the coding sequence ATGACTGCGAACGTAAACGCACTATTTACATCATTTAATAGCAAGAACCTTTCGCTGAGTAACCGGGTGGTAATGGCACCGATGACGCGACAATTTTCGCCCAATGGTATCCCTACTTCAGACGTGGCAGGCTATTACAAACGGCGTGCTCAAGGTGGCACGGGCCTTATTATTACAGAAGGAACAACGGTAAACGATAAAGTCGCCACAATGGATGCAAACATTCCTCAATTTCATGGTGAAGAAGCACTGACAGGTTGGAAACAGGTTGTGAGTGAGGTGCATCAAGCTAACGGTAAAATCATGCCTCAATTATGGCATGTTGGTATGGCGCGTGTTGCTGAAAAAGCCCCCTCCCCTGAGCTTCCTAGTGCAGGCCCTTCTGGTCTATTTAAACCAGGTAAACAAGGCGCTGAACCTATGACAGTGCAGCATATAGAGGCTGTCATTCAAGCCTTTGCTGATGCCGCCTCGGATGCCAAGGCTATCGGTATGGACGGCGTGGAAATTCACGGTGCCCATGGCTATCTTGTTGACCAGTTCTTCTGGGATGGCACTAATCAGCGCACAGATAGCTGGGGTGGCAATATGGCCAACCGAAGCCGCTTTGCTATTGAAATTGTAAAAGCAATAAGAGCGGCAACGGGCCCTGATTTTCCTATTGTTTTACGTTACTCACAGTGGAAGCAACAAGATTATACGGCACGGTTGGCTCATACGCCGCAAGAACTCGACGCCTTTTTGACCCCACTGAGCGATGCGGGCGTGGATATTTTTCATTGTTCTCAACGTCGCTATTGGGAAAATGAATTCGAGGGAAGTGAATTAAACCTGGCGGGATGGACGAAGAAGATCACTGGCAAACCTACGATTACCGTGGGCTCAGTTGGGCTTAGCGGGGACTTCTTTGGCGCATTTAAAGGTCAAGGGTCACAAACCCGTGCCGTAGACGACCTTATTGCAAGACTAGAACATAATGAGTTTGACTTAGTGGCTGTGGGTCGCGCTTTACTGCAAGACCCTAACTGGGCAAACAAAATTAAGGAAAATAAGACGAGTGAGCTCAGTGAATACTCAGGTGAAGCACTAGCAAGTTTATCTTAA
- the bamC gene encoding outer membrane protein assembly factor BamC, producing the protein MKRTLALASSLAVVALAGCSSQIDRKTASGSYEYLKTEETKKLSVPSDLDTPAFSREFALPEVSKDADTSLVGKNLIVQSPALVLPLVTGSHVEEGQHTATIWFDQVDDSQPLDQAIWNSLLSFLDQQGIGVDSFDPDNKVLITDWMIITKELDSPWYSWTSTESQIGRRFEFNLDVKPHGRSAALSVDLKDYMETVGDDVKDEITSLQERREEVDVLNQVVGHYEYQVQLEETRRIARIRQGLETEMGFNDDGDAAYVVSSQYDVVWPRTLLVLRKLGFDVKDLDKSTGLLFVTYNGGDGSWWDGLFSSNQELLEKGDYRLKVKAAGENRTSITFMDNESQPFEANQVSDLYSTFAEVMSEDNLDI; encoded by the coding sequence ATGAAAAGAACGCTGGCTCTAGCAAGTTCACTGGCCGTGGTAGCACTTGCAGGTTGTTCAAGCCAAATAGATAGAAAAACCGCTTCTGGCAGTTATGAGTATTTAAAAACAGAAGAAACGAAAAAACTTTCCGTACCTTCTGATCTCGATACGCCTGCTTTTTCCCGAGAGTTCGCGCTGCCTGAAGTCAGTAAAGATGCAGACACCTCACTCGTGGGTAAAAACTTAATTGTTCAGTCGCCAGCGCTTGTTTTGCCTCTCGTGACAGGGTCACATGTTGAGGAAGGTCAACATACCGCCACTATTTGGTTCGACCAAGTAGATGACAGTCAACCGCTAGATCAAGCCATTTGGAACTCATTACTTAGCTTTTTGGATCAGCAAGGTATTGGTGTTGATAGCTTCGATCCGGACAATAAAGTACTTATCACCGATTGGATGATTATTACCAAGGAGCTTGATAGCCCTTGGTATAGCTGGACCAGTACGGAAAGCCAAATTGGTCGACGTTTTGAATTTAACCTCGACGTTAAACCTCACGGTAGAAGTGCGGCCTTAAGTGTAGACTTAAAAGACTACATGGAAACCGTGGGTGACGACGTGAAGGACGAAATTACTAGCCTTCAAGAGCGTCGCGAAGAGGTTGATGTATTAAACCAAGTAGTGGGTCACTACGAATATCAAGTACAACTTGAAGAAACCCGCAGAATAGCGCGTATCCGTCAGGGCCTTGAAACTGAAATGGGCTTTAACGATGACGGTGATGCAGCCTATGTGGTGTCGTCACAATATGATGTGGTTTGGCCACGTACCTTGCTTGTATTGCGTAAACTAGGCTTCGACGTAAAAGATTTAGATAAATCAACAGGGCTATTATTCGTCACCTACAATGGTGGTGATGGAAGCTGGTGGGATGGTTTATTTTCTAGTAATCAAGAATTGTTAGAAAAGGGTGACTATCGCTTGAAAGTAAAGGCTGCTGGCGAAAACCGCACTAGCATTACCTTTATGGACAATGAAAGTCAGCCTTTTGAAGCTAATCAGGTGTCCGACCTATACAGCACTTTTGCTGAGGTCATGTCAGAAGATAACCTTGATATTTAA
- the yfaE gene encoding class I ribonucleotide reductase maintenance protein YfaE codes for MNKNDKAFRIDVVDVGSLSATPETTLLTALENANVHIHYHCREGFCGACRTKLLEGEVEYKTDPLAFIDDDEILPCCCVALCPLKIKVQL; via the coding sequence ATGAATAAAAACGATAAGGCTTTTCGCATCGATGTGGTAGATGTGGGAAGCCTATCTGCAACGCCTGAAACCACCCTACTCACCGCACTCGAAAACGCCAACGTGCATATTCACTATCATTGTCGTGAAGGATTTTGTGGTGCATGCAGGACAAAATTACTTGAAGGTGAAGTAGAGTATAAAACCGACCCACTTGCGTTTATTGATGACGATGAGATACTACCTTGTTGCTGTGTCGCGTTGTGCCCACTCAAGATTAAAGTACAGCTTTAA
- the purC gene encoding phosphoribosylaminoimidazolesuccinocarboxamide synthase → MEKRDELYRGKAKTVYFTDDSDKLILHFRNDTSAFDGEKIEQLDRKGEVNNKFNHFIMTKLEEAGIATQVESLISDTESLVKKLDMIPVECVVRNLAAGSLVRRLGVEEGQELSPPVFEFFLKNDALHDPMINDYHIASFGWATEAQIARMKAITFEVNNVLKALFAEGGMLLVDYKLEFGVDKDGNIVLGDEFTPDGCRLWDKETRKKMDKDRFRQGLGSVVETYIEVAQRIGLSL, encoded by the coding sequence ATGGAAAAACGTGACGAGCTTTACCGTGGTAAGGCAAAAACGGTGTATTTTACCGATGATAGCGACAAACTTATTTTGCACTTTCGCAACGACACTTCGGCGTTCGATGGCGAAAAAATAGAACAGCTTGATCGCAAGGGTGAAGTCAACAACAAGTTTAATCATTTCATTATGACAAAACTTGAAGAGGCGGGCATTGCCACTCAGGTGGAATCACTGATTTCAGATACCGAGTCTCTGGTTAAGAAGCTCGATATGATTCCAGTTGAGTGCGTGGTAAGGAACCTGGCAGCGGGCTCTCTTGTTCGCCGCTTAGGTGTTGAAGAAGGCCAAGAGTTATCGCCACCTGTTTTTGAGTTTTTCTTGAAAAACGATGCTTTGCATGACCCCATGATCAATGATTACCACATTGCTTCTTTCGGTTGGGCTACTGAAGCGCAAATCGCTAGAATGAAAGCCATTACGTTTGAAGTAAACAATGTGCTAAAAGCATTATTCGCAGAAGGCGGAATGCTACTTGTTGACTATAAACTAGAGTTTGGCGTCGACAAAGACGGTAATATTGTACTTGGCGATGAATTTACGCCAGACGGTTGTCGTTTGTGGGACAAAGAAACGCGCAAGAAAATGGATAAAGATCGTTTCAGACAAGGTTTAGGATCTGTGGTAGAAACTTACATTGAAGTTGCTCAGCGTATAGGCTTGTCACTTTAA
- the nrdB gene encoding class Ia ribonucleoside-diphosphate reductase subunit beta: protein MKYTTFNQQSTNPLVEPMFFGNPVNVARYDQQKHAIFEKLIEKQISFFWRPEEVDVSRDRVDFQKLTDPEKHIFISNLKYQTLLDSVQGRSPNIAFLPIISLPELETWVETWSFYETIHSRSYTHILRNLFSDPSEIFEDIVVNEEIKRRAADISKYYDDLIFATQLWQTQGEGVHTVGGTAYTVNMYELKKKLFLCMNSVNALEAIRFYVSFACTFAFAERKLMEGNSKIIRLIARDENLHLSSTQHILNLWAKGKDDPEMAQIAEECKDEARDIFMNAVAQEKEWADYLFKSGSMIGLNKEILCQYVEYIANQRMTAIGLDAPFDVSSNPLPWMNNYLNSDNVQVAPQESEISSYLVGQIDSTVGEGDFADFEL, encoded by the coding sequence ATGAAATATACTACGTTTAATCAGCAAAGTACTAACCCCTTGGTTGAGCCAATGTTTTTCGGTAACCCCGTTAACGTTGCCCGCTACGACCAACAAAAGCATGCTATCTTCGAAAAGCTTATTGAAAAGCAAATTAGCTTTTTCTGGCGCCCAGAAGAAGTTGACGTTTCAAGAGACCGTGTAGACTTTCAAAAGCTAACCGACCCAGAAAAGCATATTTTTATTTCAAACTTGAAATATCAAACACTGCTAGATTCTGTGCAAGGACGAAGCCCTAACATTGCGTTTCTTCCCATCATTTCCTTACCGGAATTAGAAACTTGGGTAGAAACCTGGTCGTTTTACGAAACGATTCACTCACGCTCTTACACGCATATTCTTCGTAATCTGTTTTCAGATCCTAGTGAAATTTTTGAAGACATTGTAGTAAACGAAGAAATTAAGCGCCGTGCAGCGGATATTTCTAAGTACTACGACGATTTGATATTTGCTACCCAACTTTGGCAAACCCAAGGGGAAGGTGTGCATACCGTTGGTGGCACAGCCTATACGGTAAATATGTACGAGCTTAAGAAAAAGCTGTTCTTGTGCATGAACTCGGTAAATGCGCTAGAAGCCATTCGCTTTTATGTTTCTTTTGCCTGTACCTTTGCGTTTGCAGAACGTAAGTTGATGGAAGGTAATTCAAAAATCATTCGTTTGATTGCGCGAGATGAAAACCTTCATTTGTCTTCTACCCAGCACATTTTAAATTTATGGGCGAAGGGTAAAGACGACCCCGAGATGGCGCAAATTGCAGAAGAGTGTAAAGACGAAGCTCGCGACATCTTTATGAACGCCGTAGCGCAAGAAAAAGAATGGGCAGATTACCTGTTCAAGAGTGGTTCCATGATTGGTTTGAACAAAGAAATTCTTTGCCAATACGTAGAGTATATTGCAAACCAACGGATGACAGCCATTGGTCTTGACGCACCATTTGATGTCAGCAGTAACCCGCTACCTTGGATGAACAACTATCTTAATTCCGATAATGTTCAAGTTGCCCCTCAAGAATCTGAAATTAGTTCTTACCTTGTAGGACAAATCGATTCAACGGTTGGCGAAGGTGATTTTGCCGATTTTGAGCTGTAA
- a CDS encoding DMT family transporter, protein MSKTWALVGVSMLAFAANSLFCRMALANTHIDPGLFTVIRLFSGALCLCLLVLFNQPKSARKRAIFSVIFSNAKLVGAIALFIYAAGFSYAYVNMSTGTGALLLFGAVQLTMLCVSYFTGERFSLLQWIGFGLALAGLIVLLLPSASTPPLVSAVFMVMAGMAWGVYSLLGKKAVNPLRLTAGNFAVATIISLPLLAMLAFEGNLQFDIGGVIYALASGIIASGCGYAIWYKALPLIRSTTAATVQLSVPVIATLMGWVFLAEAINMQIIVASLMTLGGIGLVIAKR, encoded by the coding sequence ATGAGTAAAACTTGGGCGTTAGTGGGCGTGTCTATGCTGGCGTTTGCCGCCAATTCTCTTTTTTGCCGTATGGCATTAGCGAATACGCATATCGATCCAGGCCTGTTTACTGTCATTCGCTTGTTTAGCGGAGCACTCTGCCTTTGCCTGTTGGTACTTTTTAATCAACCCAAAAGCGCTAGGAAGCGTGCCATTTTTAGCGTGATATTTTCAAACGCGAAGTTGGTAGGGGCTATAGCCTTATTTATTTATGCGGCTGGTTTTTCATATGCATACGTGAATATGTCTACAGGCACAGGCGCACTGTTATTATTTGGGGCGGTACAGCTCACTATGTTATGTGTTAGCTATTTTACTGGCGAGCGATTTTCTTTATTACAGTGGATTGGTTTCGGCCTTGCCTTAGCGGGGTTAATCGTCTTACTCCTGCCTTCTGCAAGCACGCCACCCTTGGTTTCCGCGGTGTTCATGGTAATGGCAGGCATGGCATGGGGTGTGTATTCTTTATTGGGCAAAAAAGCCGTCAACCCGTTACGCCTTACTGCGGGTAACTTTGCCGTAGCCACTATAATCTCTTTACCTTTACTGGCTATGCTTGCGTTTGAAGGAAATCTACAGTTTGATATAGGCGGGGTAATATATGCGTTGGCATCTGGAATTATCGCTTCTGGCTGCGGTTATGCTATATGGTACAAAGCGTTACCTTTAATTCGTTCCACCACAGCAGCCACTGTGCAATTAAGCGTCCCTGTTATTGCTACCCTTATGGGGTGGGTCTTTCTGGCTGAGGCTATTAATATGCAAATTATCGTGGCGTCACTAATGACGTTGGGTGGTATAGGGTTGGTTATCGCCAAACGCTAA
- a CDS encoding nucleotidyltransferase family protein → MIFSADFLHGIWLKQAQLSSLSNREWEALVLLLRSEMLLARFAYWYEDESEGFPAFVQAHLGNAKTLATRQAKQVEIEARMLVPLCSQFSQHILFLKGAAYTLLGSQLAKGRVYSDIDILVDKDALLSIEKRLGFKGWIAKPVNNYDEAYYRKWMHEIPPLIHSNRGTVLDIHHNIVPPVSGKAPPSAILTEHTMQSQGGFETLSPAALVLHSSVHLFFNEDQDKGYRDLIDIWLLIQRFDSQEFWTELVRLTDCVGFKTDVILALYFVSQFFDVGVPKALQPNTLPKAKWWLLKNIYSKTVLPSHPYMQCKYQGIAITLAWARGHWCKMPIPILLYHFLVKGSRKLIEKLFGDHVFKNSQSGS, encoded by the coding sequence GTGATCTTTAGTGCAGATTTCTTACATGGTATTTGGTTAAAGCAGGCTCAGCTGTCTTCGTTAAGCAATCGAGAGTGGGAAGCCTTAGTGTTATTGCTGAGAAGTGAAATGCTATTGGCGAGATTTGCTTATTGGTATGAGGATGAAAGTGAGGGATTTCCAGCGTTTGTTCAAGCGCACCTGGGTAATGCGAAAACCCTAGCAACCAGACAAGCTAAACAGGTTGAAATAGAAGCACGAATGTTAGTGCCGTTGTGCAGTCAGTTTAGTCAGCATATTTTGTTTTTAAAAGGGGCGGCTTATACCTTGCTTGGCAGCCAGCTGGCGAAAGGGAGAGTGTATTCTGATATTGATATCTTAGTGGATAAAGACGCACTATTGTCTATCGAAAAGCGTTTAGGGTTTAAAGGTTGGATTGCTAAACCCGTGAATAACTACGACGAAGCGTATTACCGCAAATGGATGCACGAAATTCCGCCTTTAATCCATAGTAACCGAGGGACTGTGCTTGATATTCATCACAATATTGTGCCGCCGGTATCCGGAAAGGCCCCTCCAAGCGCCATACTCACCGAGCACACCATGCAAAGCCAAGGTGGGTTTGAAACATTGTCACCGGCCGCACTTGTATTGCATTCAAGTGTTCATCTGTTTTTTAACGAAGATCAAGATAAAGGTTACCGAGATCTCATCGATATTTGGTTGCTCATTCAGCGTTTTGACAGCCAGGAATTTTGGACTGAATTGGTGAGGTTAACCGACTGTGTGGGTTTTAAAACCGATGTTATTCTTGCCCTTTACTTTGTGAGTCAGTTTTTTGATGTAGGTGTGCCGAAGGCTTTGCAGCCTAACACTTTACCTAAGGCTAAATGGTGGTTGCTGAAAAATATATACAGTAAAACAGTGTTGCCATCGCACCCATACATGCAATGTAAATATCAAGGCATTGCTATTACGTTGGCTTGGGCACGGGGCCATTGGTGTAAAATGCCAATACCCATTCTGCTGTATCATTTCCTTGTTAAAGGCAGCAGGAAATTGATTGAAAAGTTATTCGGTGACCATGTTTTTAAAAACAGTCAATCGGGCAGTTAA